In a single window of the Hydrogenobaculum sp. 3684 genome:
- a CDS encoding DUF2173 family protein, with protein sequence MANLDQLLSIKGVWAAGEFSQDGKLLSYKGNISEEEAAMAAMMCAANMMMAEMQTQGYTAMSGKEWTPLAGFALTGPKYSVCIGKGVGVFVNNDEVSFNEVFKALSS encoded by the coding sequence TGGCAAACCTTGATCAACTTTTAAGCATAAAAGGTGTATGGGCAGCTGGTGAGTTTTCTCAGGATGGTAAACTCTTGTCTTACAAAGGCAACATAAGTGAAGAAGAAGCTGCTATGGCAGCTATGATGTGTGCTGCCAATATGATGATGGCTGAGATGCAAACCCAAGGTTATACAGCCATGTCTGGCAAAGAATGGACTCCTCTTGCAGGCTTTGCCCTTACTGGTCCAAAGTACTCTGTTTGTATTGGAAAGGGTGTTGGCGTTTTTGTAAACAACGACGAAGTTTCTTTTAACGAAGTGTTCAAAGCTCTTTCTTCCTAA